The following coding sequences are from one Syntrophorhabdaceae bacterium window:
- a CDS encoding ABC transporter substrate-binding protein: protein MRGAKFLFLLVLTAAAFFAITPRITSLHAAEYKVITDMCGNKVEVPVSPQRIASMHCVSCERIYILGAGSKLRLMGKQSPWAYKFYPEIRNVETERTGKIEQLRDLNIDLVLYTPGMFKGKGDEFKAAGFKTACAFSADRRPATVSGFIADFKKQMSFYGEVLGPEAKARTDRYCKYFDGKINEILTITSKIDKKDRPSVYYGWKSGKMLASQGRASVMHWNTEIAGGNYLPQVQDNNFANMDKKQVLSWDPDVILISRANVTTDSVKKDPDWASKKAVKNGRVYYTPEGIYTWDNASGETVLFIIYLAKILHPDLFKDWDMVKEMKTFYSEIYGKTITDKDAERILQSLPPM from the coding sequence ATGAGGGGCGCAAAGTTTCTTTTTTTACTGGTCTTGACGGCGGCGGCATTCTTCGCCATAACTCCACGGATCACTTCGCTTCATGCCGCGGAGTACAAAGTAATAACCGACATGTGCGGCAACAAGGTTGAAGTACCTGTCAGCCCGCAGAGGATAGCGAGCATGCACTGTGTTTCCTGCGAGAGGATTTATATACTGGGCGCGGGCAGCAAGCTTCGCCTTATGGGGAAACAATCGCCATGGGCCTACAAGTTTTACCCGGAGATTAGAAACGTCGAGACAGAGAGGACCGGCAAAATAGAACAGCTGCGGGACCTGAACATCGATCTCGTACTGTATACGCCCGGCATGTTCAAAGGAAAAGGGGATGAGTTCAAGGCGGCGGGATTTAAGACAGCATGCGCATTTTCAGCTGACAGGAGACCGGCAACCGTCAGCGGGTTCATCGCCGACTTCAAAAAGCAGATGAGTTTCTACGGCGAGGTTCTGGGCCCTGAAGCAAAGGCGAGAACAGACCGGTACTGCAAATACTTCGATGGGAAGATCAATGAAATTCTCACAATAACATCGAAGATCGACAAAAAAGACAGGCCTTCAGTCTACTATGGCTGGAAAAGCGGAAAAATGCTGGCCAGCCAGGGAAGGGCCAGCGTGATGCATTGGAACACCGAGATTGCGGGCGGCAATTACTTACCCCAGGTGCAGGACAACAATTTTGCCAACATGGACAAGAAGCAGGTGCTGTCGTGGGACCCCGATGTGATCCTGATAAGCAGGGCGAACGTGACGACCGACAGCGTGAAAAAAGACCCCGACTGGGCGTCCAAAAAGGCTGTCAAGAACGGCAGGGTCTACTATACCCCCGAAGGCATCTATACATGGGACAACGCAAGCGGGGAAACCGTGCTCTTCATCATATATCTCGCAAAGATCCTTCACCCCGACCTCTTCAAAGACTGGGACATGGTAAAGGAAATGAAGACATTCTATTCGGAGATATACGGCAAGACAATAACGGATAAAGACGCGGAAAGGATCCTCCAGTCTCTCCCGCCAATGTGA